The nucleotide window CCCGCGGCAGGACCGGGCGCGGGTCCGGCCCGGACAGCAGCAAGCCCCTTGCACCGGCGACCGAAGGAGACCGCTGAGCCATGGCACTGCTCGAAGTACGCGATCTGAGGCGCCATTACGGGGCAGTCAAAGCCGTGGACGGTGTCGACCTCACGGTGGAGCAGGGCGAGGTCCGGGCCGTCATCGGCCCGAACGGCGCCGGCAAGAGCACGCTGTTCAGTGTCGTGGCCGGCCGCGCCCAGCCCACCAGCGGCGAGGTGATCTTCGACGGGAAGTCACTGACCGGCGTGCCACCGCACCGCGTGGTCGAACGTGGAATCGGGGTGACCTTCCAGGTCGCCCGGATCTTCGACGGCCTCACGTTGCACGACAACGTGCTGACCGCGGTGCTGGTGCATCGCAAGCTGATCCGGTCGATGGTGCGACGCGTGTCCCGGATGCGGGAGGCGCATGCCAAGGCCGACGAGACGCTGGAGTTGGTCGGTCTCGGACACCTGCGTGACCAGAACTGTGCCGTGCTCAGTCACGGCGACCGCAAGGCCCTGGAGATCGCCATTGCGCTGGCCAGTGAGCCACGGCTGCTGCTGCTCGACGAGCCGACGGCGGGCATGTCGGTGGCCGAGCGGACGTCCGTCGTGGCGCTGCTGACCCGGCTCGGGCACGACCTGGGGATGACGATCCTGTTCACCGAGCACGACATGGACATGGTGCTGAGCTTCGCCGACCGGATCACCTGCGTCGTGCGTGGCCGGGTCATCGCCGACGGCACGCCCGCCGAGATCAAGGCGAACAAGGAGGTCCGGGCGGCCTACCTGGGCCGCTCCGTGGAAGGGACGGACGACGATGGTGCTTGAGCTTGCCGGAGTGCACAGCTACTACGGGTCCAGTCACGTCCTGCACGGCGTGAGCCTCACCGTCGGTGAGGGCGAGGTCGTCGCCCTGGTGGGGCGCAACGGCGTCGGGAAGTCGACGACGCTGAAGTCCATCATCGGGCTGGTCCGCCCGAGGGAGGGATCGGTGCGGTTCGGCGGCGAGGAACTCGTGGGCCGGTCGCCGCACCAGATCGCCCGCCTCGGCGTGGCCTATGTGCCCGAGGAGCGGCGGATCTTCACCGACCTCACCGTGCGGCAGAACCTGGAGATGGGGACCGCAGCTCTGGGCAGGAAGCCCAAGGCCGGCGGGTGGAGCGTGGAACGCGTGGTCCACCTGTTCCCGAACCTCGGCGACCGGATGTCGGCGCTCGGCCGGCACCTGTCCGGGGGAGAGCAGCAGATGCTGGCCATCGGCCGGGCGCTGATGAGCGAGCCACGGATCCTGCTGCTGGACGAGCCCTCCGAGGGGCTGGCCCCCAACATCGTCGACGCCATGCAGGACGCTCTGGCGGCGCTCAAGGGTGAGGGCTTCACGGTGCTGCTGGCGGAGCAGAGCGTGGAGTTCGTCAAGGGTCTGGCCGACCGGGGCTGCCTGCTGGACAAGGGCGTGCTCGTCCACGAGGGGCCGATGCGTGAGCTGCTGGAGGACCAGGAGCTCACGCAGCGGTACCTGGCGATCTGAGCGGACACGCCAGCGGCCCGTCCCCACGACCCGGACAGAGGAGGAGAAGTGGACTTCACGCTTGCGCCAGAGGACCAGGCCCTCGCGGACCTGTGCCGCGACTTCGCGGCGGGTGAGATCGCCCCCCACGCCGCGAGATGGTCGGTGGAGGAGCGCTGCCCGGTCGAGGTGCTGCGGCACATGGGTGAGCTCGGCCTGATGGGTCTGCTGGTGCCGGAGGAGTACGGCGGTGCAGGCGTGTCGACCGTCGGCTTCGTCGCCGCGATGCAGGAGATCGGCCGCGCGGATCAGTCCCTCGCCTCGGCCTGGCAGGCACACCTGACGATCGGGAGCCTTCCGCTGCTCCACTTCGGGAGCGAGGAGCAGAAGCAGCGCTGGCTCCGTCCGCTGGCCGAGGGCCGAGCACTCGGCGCTTTCGGTCTCACCGAACCCGACGCCGGCTCGGACGCGGGAGGGATCCGGACCCGGGCCGTACGGGACGGGGACGGCTGGCGGATCAACGGCCGGAAGATGTTCATCTCCAACGCGGGTACGGATCTGAGCCTCGGCGTGACGTTGCTGGCGCGGGTGGGGGACGAGGACGCGGACGGCGGCAGCAGGTTCGCCAGCTTCGTCGTCGAGCGCGACACCCCCGGCTACTCCTGGGGCAAGAAGCTGCGCGGGATCGGCTGGCGGGCCCTCGACACGCGTGAGCTGATGTTCGACGACGTGCACGTCCCGGACGACCATCTGGTGGGCAACCCCGACCGCGGGCTCGCGCAGTTCCTCAGCATCCTCGAGGTCGGGCGCATCTCCGTCGCCGCGCTGTCGGTCAGCCTCGCGCAGGCCGTGCTGGAGATGTCGGTTGCCTACTCCAAGCAGCGGACGCAGTTCGGTCGGCCGATCGGCGATTTCCAGGCGATCCAGTTCAAGCTCGCCGACATCGCCACCGAGACGGAGGCCGCCCGCTGGCTGACCTACCGTGCCGCGGCACTCCGTGACGCCGGCAAGCCGTTCCGCCGCGAGGCGGCGATGGCCAAGATGAAGGCCAGCCGGGTGGCTCGCTGGGCGGCCTCCGAGGCGGTCCAGATCCACGGCGGCTACGGCTACATGATGGAGCACCCGGTTGCCCGGTTCTTCTGCGACTCCAAGATCCTGGAGATAGGAGAGGGAACCAACGAGATCCAGCACCTCGTCATCGCGCGAGAGCTGGCTTCGTGACGGGGCGGGAGCGGCTCACCGGCATCGGGCTCTCCCTCCGGGAGGCCCTGCCCCCCGGCCGTCTGATGGCGCTGGCCGAGGAGCTCGACGAGATCGAGGGCAGCACGTTGTGGTGCCCGGAGTTCGCGATCCGGGACGCGTTCTCCCAGCTGGCATTCGTCGCGGCTCGGACCCGACACCTCCGGCTGGCCACCGGTATCGCGCCCATGGCGGCACGTACCCCGGCCGCGACCGCGCTGGCGACGGCCACGCTGGACGAACTCTCCCTCGGCCGGATGGTGCTCGGTGTCGGCGTGGGGCACCCGACCATGTCCGGCGGCTGGCACGGTCAGGAACACGGGTCCTCGTTGCAGTGGGCAAGCGACTACCTCACCGTCCTGCGTCAGGCGCTGGGCGGCCTGACGACGGACTGGCCCGGGCAGGAGGCCGCGAGCACGGGATTCCGGCTGCTCACCGGCGGTGCTCCGGACGTTCCGGTCGTCCTCGCGGCGCTCGGGCCGAAGATGCTGGGTGTGGCGGCACGGCTGGCCGACGGCGTCCTGCTCAACTGGACGACGCCCGAATCCGCCAGGGCGAGCATCGAGACGGTGACCGCGGCCACGGACGCCGGTCGCGAGCCGCTGCAGGTCGGCGGATACCTGCGGATCGCCGCGGGTCCCGATGCCGCCGCGCAGGCCTACGCGCACACCGCCTTCTACGCCGAGCTGCCCGCCTACCGAAAGGCGCTGCTGAGCATGGGCTTCGGGACGTCCCGTGATCTGGCCGATGAAGCCGCCCGGGAGCTGGTCCTGCACGGGCGGGTGCAGGACATCGTCAGCCGGGCCCAGGAGTGGCGGGACGCGGGGGTGGATCCGCTGGTCATCTATCCGGTGGGCGACGAGGCCAGTATCGACGAAGCGATCCGGCTCGCTGTCGAAGTCGTCCGGTCGCTGGCGTCCTCGCAGCGCCCTGTGGGCAGCACGACCCTGACCAGGCAGGAAGGCGCACGATGACGACGGGTACCAACTGGGCGGCGGTGCTCGAGCACCATGCCGACCGCTTCCCCGAACGGCCGCTGGCGGTCTGCGAGGGTGTGCCGACCACCTACGGCCAGATGCTGGACCGGGTACGCCGGCTCGCCGGTGGATTGCGCAGCCGCGGCATCGGCCGAGGGGACATCGTCGGGCTGCTCGCGTACAACTCGACCGAGTTCCTCGAGGTCATCTTTGCGGCCAACTACATCGGCGCGGTCGCCATGCCGGTCAACTGGCGGCTGTCCCCCACGGAGGTCGCCTACATCCTCACCAACTCCAGGGCCAAGATCCTCGTCTCCGAGGTCGCCCTCGGCCACGTCGCCGTTCCTGCCCTCGCACAGGCCGAGCAGGAGGTGGTCGGCCTGGCCGTCGACGACCTGCGCGAGCCGGGCTGGTCGACCCTCGCCGAGCTGCGCCTGGCCGAGCCGGTGCCGGCTGCGGCGCAGGTGCAGGAGGGCGACCTGCACCGCCTGATGTACACCTCCGGGACGACGAGCCATCCCAAGGGCGTCATGATCACCCACGAGAACCTGATGTGGAAGAACATGGCCCACGTCGTCGAGTTCAGTGTCACGGCCGAGGACGTCGGTCTCGTGTGCGGGCCGCTCTACCACGTCGGCGCACTCGATCTCACGACCACCACGGTGCTCTACGCCGGCGGCACGGTCGTCATCCACCCGCGCTTCGACGCGGAGCGCGTCGTCGCGGAGATCGAGCGCGGCCGGATCACCAACGTCTGGTTGCCTCCGGCGATGCTGAACGCCATCCTCGCGCTGCCGGACATCGAACGAGGCGACCTGGGCGGGCTGCGGTTCCTGATCGCCGGCGGCGAGAAGATGCCGGAGCCGCTCATCAAGCGGGTGCAGGACCTCTTTCCGAACGCGTGGTTCGTGGACGCCTACGGGCTGACGGAGTCGGTGTCCGGTGACACCTTCCTCGACCGCCGCTTCACCCTCGAGCGGCGCGGCAGCGTCGGCAAGCCGTGTCTGCATCTGGAGGTCGCCATCTGGGACCTCGACGGCGAGGACACGGTGCCCGCGGGGGTGACCGGTGAGATCGTGCTTCGCGGGCCCAAGCTCTTCCGCGGCTACTGGCGCAACCCGGAGGCCACCGAGGCGGCCTTCCGTGGCGGTTGGTTCCACACCGGCGACATCGGCTACCTCGACGAGGACGGTTTCCTCTACATCGTCGACCGGCTCAAGGACATGATCATCTCTGGTGGCGAGAACATCGCCAGCATCGAGGTGGAACGCGTTCTGTACGGCTACCCCGGACTCCGCGAGGCCGCCGTGGTGGCTCGTCCGGACGAGCGTTGGGGGGAGGTGCCGGTCGCCTACGTGGCGATGGAGCCCGGGGTGCAGGCGACCGAGGAGCAGGTCGTGGCCCATTGTCGACAGCAGCTGGCCAAGTTCAAGGCACCCAGCGCCGTGGTGTTCGTCGACGAGTTGCCGCGCAACCCGTCGGGCAAGGTGCTCAAGCGCGAACTGCGGGCCCGCAAGAGTGACCCAGGAAAGGGCTGAGCAGACGTGACCAAACCCGGCGTCAGTGAGAATGCTGTCCGGACGGATCCGGTTCCGCTCCCGGCGGCGCGCCGCGGCCCGGTGAGCAAGCGGGTCCAGCGGCAGAAGGAGATCATCGACGTCGCGGCCCACCTGTTCGCCACGCAGGGCTACAACGCCACCGGGATCGCCGGCCTGTGCGAGGCCGTCGGACTGGGCAAGGGCTCGCTGTACTACTACATCCAGTCCAAGGAGCATCTGCTCTCCCAGATCCACGACCGGGTCATGGAGGAGGTCCTGCAGAGCGCCCGGGACATCGAGCAGCTGGACGCCTCCCCGGCCGAGGGCCTGCGGATGCTCGGCATCGAGCTGGTCAAGATCATCACTCAGTACCCGGACCACGTGTGGGTGTTCCTGCACGAGTGGCGGGCACTGAGCGGTCAGGAGGCTGTCGACTTCCGCCGGAAGCGGCGACAGTACGAGGCGACCGTGGAGAAGATCCTCCTCGCCGGTGTCGAACGAGGTGACTTCGAGATCTCGGATCTGAGCCTTGCCGTGCGCGCGTGGCTCGGCATGCACAACTACACCTATCAGTGGTACCAGAGCGGCGGGCGGCTGAACTCCTTCCAGATCGCCAACCAGTACTACGAGATCTTCATGCGCGGGATCAAGGCGGGGCCGGGAGCCAGGGGCTGAGGCCGCGGCGCCCGGCGACTGCGCACCTGGACCGGCGGCCGGCGCACGGACGTCAGGCCAGCGCCGTCTCGCGAATCGCCGCTGTGATCTCTGCCCGGTTCGGTAACCATTCCTGCTCCAGTCCTGGGGCGTAGGGAGCGGGGGAGAAGCGGGCGCCGACCCGCCGCAAGGGCGCGTCGAGGTGCCAGAAGCCGGCGTCCGCCGCCAGCGCAACGATCTCTGCGCCCACGCCGAAGTCCTGCACCGCCTCGTGCACGACCACCAGGCGGTTGGTCTTGCGGAGCGAGGTGAGAATGGCGTTGCGGTCCAGGGGCTGGATCGTGCGCAGGTCGATCACCTCCACCTCGATGCCCTCGGCGGCCAACTCCTCCGCCGCCGCCACGGCCTGGTGCAGGATGGCGGAGTAGGACACGACGGTGACGTGCGTGCCCTCACGCACCACCCGGGCCTTGCCCAGGGGGATGAGCAGGTCCTTCGGCGGGCGCGGACCCTTCTTTCCGTAGAGCAGCCGGTTCTCGATGAACACGACCGGGTTGGGGTCCTGGATGGCGCTGCGCAGCAGGCCGTAGGTCTCCCATGGTGTGGAGGGCATGACGACCGTCAGTCCCGGGACATGGGCCAGCAACGCCTCCAGGCTCTGCGAATGCTGGCTCCCGGAGGACCGACCGGCGCCGAACTGTGTGCGGACGGTGAGTCCCATCTGCGCTTTGCCGCCGGTCATGAAATGCAGCTTCGCGGCCTGGTTGAGCAATTGGTCGAAACAGACGCCGAGGAAGTCCAGGTACATCAGCTCCACGACCGGTCGCATGCCGGCCATCGCGGAGCCCACGCCCAGCCCCATGACTGCTGTCTCGGAGATGGGGGTGTCCAGCACCCGGTGCGGCCAGCGCGCCGCGAGACCGCGGGTGAGGCCGAAGACGTTGCCGCCCTCGCCGACGTCGACACCGGCCAGAAAGACCGTGTCGTCCTGCTCCAGCTCGTGTTCGAGGGCGTCGCGGACGGCATCCATGGTGCGGAAGATCTCGCCGCCGGCAGGTGGCGGAGCCGGGTCGGGCAGCGACTCCCGGGCGGCGAGCATGAAGCGGTTCAGCGTCCCGGGTTGCGGCTCCGGCGCTTCGGACGCCACCCGCTGGGCCTGCGCGACCTCCTCGGTGACCGCGGCGTCGAGGGCATCGACCCGGTCGCCCGGCACACCGAGGTCGGCCAGCTGTCCGCGCGTGACGAGCAGCGGGTCCTTGAGCTTCCACTCCTCGAGCTCCTCCGGGGTGCGGTAGCTCTGGGGGTCGCCCTCGTAGTGCCCGTGCCAGCGGTAGGTCTCGGCCTCGACGAGCACCGGCCCGCCGCCGCTGCGCGCCTGGGCCACCACCTCCTCCATCAGCAGGCTGACCGCCCGGACATCGTTGCCGTACACGTGGCGGTAGCCGATGCCGTAGCCACCGGCACGCTGCTCCAGCGAGCACGGATGCTGGTCGGCGGCCGGGGAGAACTCCGCATAGTGATTGTTCTCGCAGAAGAAGACGATCGGGAGGCGCCAGAGCGCCGCCAGGTTCACCGCCTCGTGGAAGGCGCCCTGGGCGACGGCGCCGTCCCCGAAGAACGCGACGGTGACGTGCGAGCGCCCTGCGATCCGGGCCACGGCCGCAGCCCCGGTGGCGATCGGTAGGCCCGCCCCGACGATGCCGTTGGCACCGAAGATGCCCTTGCCGGGATCGGCGATGTGCATCGAGCCGCCGCGCCCCGAGCATGTCCCGCTCTCGCGAGCCATGAGCTCGGCGAACATCCCGGTCATGTCCAGACCTTTGGCGAGGCAGTGACCGTGCCCGCGGTGCGTCGAGGTGATGACGTCCTCGACGAGCAGGGGTGCGCAGGCCCCGACGGCAGCCGCCTCCTGGCCGATCGAGAGGTGGACGAAGCCGGGGACGTCCCCGTCGCGGTACATCCGGGAGACCTGTTCCTCGAACCGCCGGATGCGGACCATGCGCTCGTAGAGCCCGAGCAGAACTGCAGCGTCCACCGAGTGCACCTCCGGAAAAGTCAGGGGGAGTGCCGCAGACCTTGACGGCCCTGGAGCGGCCTCCGTAATGTACCGACCGAACGGTCCAAAGAGCAACGAGGAGGAGTCATCCGCATTCCTGGCAGCTTCCCGGCACCCGGGGACGTTGCGGGCAAGCGTGTGGTCGTGACCGGTGCAAGTCGTGGCCTCGGCAAGGTGATCGGGGCCGCGTTCTGCCGGGCCGGTGCCCGCGTCGCGCTGGTCGCCCGCACCGGTGCAGCTCTGGACGAAGCCGTCGCCGAGATGTGCGGTCAAACACTCGTCTGCCCGGCGGACGTCACGAGCCCTGACGGCAACCGCACGGTGGTCGAGGCCGTGGAGCAGGCATGGGGCGGCGTGGACGTCTGGGTAGCCAACGCCGGCATCTCCCCGGTGGTTGCCAACGTGCTGGACATGGACCCCGAGGACTGGCGCTCTATCCACAGCGTGAACCTGGACGGCGCGTTCTACGGCGCGCAGGCCGCGGCGCGCAGCATGGTGGGCAACGGCGGCGGCCGCATCATCGTGACCACCTCCTCGCTGGCGGAGCGCCCGCGGCGCGGGCTGGCGGGGTACTCCTCGTCCAAGGCAGGTGCCACCGCGTTGGTCAAGGCGATGGCGCTCGACCTGGCCAGGCACGACATCACCGTGAACGCCGTGGCGCCCGGCTGGTTCGACTCGCCGATGGCCGAGGGCTGGCAGAAGAACCCCGAGCTCGAGCGGCGCATCCTCGACCACACCGCGCTGGGTCGCTGGGGGCGGGGGGAGGATCTACCGGGCGCGTACCTTTTCCTTGCCTCCGACGCC belongs to Mycobacteriales bacterium and includes:
- a CDS encoding ABC transporter ATP-binding protein; the protein is MALLEVRDLRRHYGAVKAVDGVDLTVEQGEVRAVIGPNGAGKSTLFSVVAGRAQPTSGEVIFDGKSLTGVPPHRVVERGIGVTFQVARIFDGLTLHDNVLTAVLVHRKLIRSMVRRVSRMREAHAKADETLELVGLGHLRDQNCAVLSHGDRKALEIAIALASEPRLLLLDEPTAGMSVAERTSVVALLTRLGHDLGMTILFTEHDMDMVLSFADRITCVVRGRVIADGTPAEIKANKEVRAAYLGRSVEGTDDDGA
- a CDS encoding ABC transporter ATP-binding protein, with product MVLELAGVHSYYGSSHVLHGVSLTVGEGEVVALVGRNGVGKSTTLKSIIGLVRPREGSVRFGGEELVGRSPHQIARLGVAYVPEERRIFTDLTVRQNLEMGTAALGRKPKAGGWSVERVVHLFPNLGDRMSALGRHLSGGEQQMLAIGRALMSEPRILLLDEPSEGLAPNIVDAMQDALAALKGEGFTVLLAEQSVEFVKGLADRGCLLDKGVLVHEGPMRELLEDQELTQRYLAI
- a CDS encoding acyl-CoA dehydrogenase family protein; translated protein: MDFTLAPEDQALADLCRDFAAGEIAPHAARWSVEERCPVEVLRHMGELGLMGLLVPEEYGGAGVSTVGFVAAMQEIGRADQSLASAWQAHLTIGSLPLLHFGSEEQKQRWLRPLAEGRALGAFGLTEPDAGSDAGGIRTRAVRDGDGWRINGRKMFISNAGTDLSLGVTLLARVGDEDADGGSRFASFVVERDTPGYSWGKKLRGIGWRALDTRELMFDDVHVPDDHLVGNPDRGLAQFLSILEVGRISVAALSVSLAQAVLEMSVAYSKQRTQFGRPIGDFQAIQFKLADIATETEAARWLTYRAAALRDAGKPFRREAAMAKMKASRVARWAASEAVQIHGGYGYMMEHPVARFFCDSKILEIGEGTNEIQHLVIARELAS
- a CDS encoding LLM class flavin-dependent oxidoreductase, with translation MTGRERLTGIGLSLREALPPGRLMALAEELDEIEGSTLWCPEFAIRDAFSQLAFVAARTRHLRLATGIAPMAARTPAATALATATLDELSLGRMVLGVGVGHPTMSGGWHGQEHGSSLQWASDYLTVLRQALGGLTTDWPGQEAASTGFRLLTGGAPDVPVVLAALGPKMLGVAARLADGVLLNWTTPESARASIETVTAATDAGREPLQVGGYLRIAAGPDAAAQAYAHTAFYAELPAYRKALLSMGFGTSRDLADEAARELVLHGRVQDIVSRAQEWRDAGVDPLVIYPVGDEASIDEAIRLAVEVVRSLASSQRPVGSTTLTRQEGAR
- a CDS encoding long-chain fatty acid--CoA ligase; this translates as MTTGTNWAAVLEHHADRFPERPLAVCEGVPTTYGQMLDRVRRLAGGLRSRGIGRGDIVGLLAYNSTEFLEVIFAANYIGAVAMPVNWRLSPTEVAYILTNSRAKILVSEVALGHVAVPALAQAEQEVVGLAVDDLREPGWSTLAELRLAEPVPAAAQVQEGDLHRLMYTSGTTSHPKGVMITHENLMWKNMAHVVEFSVTAEDVGLVCGPLYHVGALDLTTTTVLYAGGTVVIHPRFDAERVVAEIERGRITNVWLPPAMLNAILALPDIERGDLGGLRFLIAGGEKMPEPLIKRVQDLFPNAWFVDAYGLTESVSGDTFLDRRFTLERRGSVGKPCLHLEVAIWDLDGEDTVPAGVTGEIVLRGPKLFRGYWRNPEATEAAFRGGWFHTGDIGYLDEDGFLYIVDRLKDMIISGGENIASIEVERVLYGYPGLREAAVVARPDERWGEVPVAYVAMEPGVQATEEQVVAHCRQQLAKFKAPSAVVFVDELPRNPSGKVLKRELRARKSDPGKG
- a CDS encoding TetR/AcrR family transcriptional regulator, with translation MSKRVQRQKEIIDVAAHLFATQGYNATGIAGLCEAVGLGKGSLYYYIQSKEHLLSQIHDRVMEEVLQSARDIEQLDASPAEGLRMLGIELVKIITQYPDHVWVFLHEWRALSGQEAVDFRRKRRQYEATVEKILLAGVERGDFEISDLSLAVRAWLGMHNYTYQWYQSGGRLNSFQIANQYYEIFMRGIKAGPGARG
- a CDS encoding dehydrogenase E1 component subunit alpha/beta, with protein sequence MDAAVLLGLYERMVRIRRFEEQVSRMYRDGDVPGFVHLSIGQEAAAVGACAPLLVEDVITSTHRGHGHCLAKGLDMTGMFAELMARESGTCSGRGGSMHIADPGKGIFGANGIVGAGLPIATGAAAVARIAGRSHVTVAFFGDGAVAQGAFHEAVNLAALWRLPIVFFCENNHYAEFSPAADQHPCSLEQRAGGYGIGYRHVYGNDVRAVSLLMEEVVAQARSGGGPVLVEAETYRWHGHYEGDPQSYRTPEELEEWKLKDPLLVTRGQLADLGVPGDRVDALDAAVTEEVAQAQRVASEAPEPQPGTLNRFMLAARESLPDPAPPPAGGEIFRTMDAVRDALEHELEQDDTVFLAGVDVGEGGNVFGLTRGLAARWPHRVLDTPISETAVMGLGVGSAMAGMRPVVELMYLDFLGVCFDQLLNQAAKLHFMTGGKAQMGLTVRTQFGAGRSSGSQHSQSLEALLAHVPGLTVVMPSTPWETYGLLRSAIQDPNPVVFIENRLLYGKKGPRPPKDLLIPLGKARVVREGTHVTVVSYSAILHQAVAAAEELAAEGIEVEVIDLRTIQPLDRNAILTSLRKTNRLVVVHEAVQDFGVGAEIVALAADAGFWHLDAPLRRVGARFSPAPYAPGLEQEWLPNRAEITAAIRETALA
- a CDS encoding SDR family NAD(P)-dependent oxidoreductase, which gives rise to MTGASRGLGKVIGAAFCRAGARVALVARTGAALDEAVAEMCGQTLVCPADVTSPDGNRTVVEAVEQAWGGVDVWVANAGISPVVANVLDMDPEDWRSIHSVNLDGAFYGAQAAARSMVGNGGGRIIVTTSSLAERPRRGLAGYSSSKAGATALVKAMALDLARHDITVNAVAPGWFDSPMAEGWQKNPELERRILDHTALGRWGRGEDLPGAYLFLASDAAAYVTGTVLTVDGGYVCV